A single genomic interval of Noviherbaspirillum cavernae harbors:
- a CDS encoding histone H1-like DNA-binding protein, whose protein sequence is MATAKKPAAKKAAAKKPAAKKPVAKKAAAPKKAAVAKKPVAKKAAAAKKPAAKKVAAKKVAAKKPVAKKAVAAKKPAAKKVVAKKVAAKKPVAKKAVAAKKPAAKKVVAKKVAAKKPVAKKAVAAKKPVAKKVAAKKPVAKKAAAPKKAAAKKPAAKKVAAKPAAKKAAPKKAAPKKAAAKKPAAKPAAAAPAVKTVLSPAAAWPFPTGTRP, encoded by the coding sequence ATGGCAACAGCAAAGAAACCCGCTGCCAAGAAAGCAGCAGCAAAGAAACCGGCTGCCAAGAAGCCGGTAGCGAAGAAAGCAGCAGCTCCGAAAAAGGCGGCTGTAGCGAAGAAACCGGTAGCGAAGAAGGCCGCAGCCGCCAAGAAGCCGGCAGCTAAAAAGGTCGCAGCGAAAAAAGTCGCAGCGAAGAAGCCGGTAGCGAAGAAGGCAGTAGCCGCCAAGAAGCCGGCAGCTAAAAAAGTCGTAGCGAAAAAAGTCGCAGCGAAAAAGCCGGTAGCGAAGAAGGCAGTAGCCGCCAAGAAGCCGGCAGCTAAAAAGGTCGTAGCGAAAAAAGTCGCAGCGAAGAAGCCGGTAGCGAAGAAGGCAGTAGCCGCCAAGAAACCGGTAGCTAAAAAAGTCGCAGCGAAGAAGCCGGTAGCGAAGAAAGCAGCAGCTCCGAAGAAGGCTGCTGCAAAAAAGCCGGCAGCTAAAAAAGTCGCTGCCAAGCCTGCTGCTAAAAAAGCAGCCCCGAAAAAGGCCGCTCCGAAAAAGGCGGCAGCAAAAAAGCCGGCAGCTAAACCTGCCGCTGCAGCTCCTGCGGTAAAGACAGTGTTGAGCCCGGCAGCGGCATGGCCGTTTCCGACCGGCACTCGTCCGTAA
- a CDS encoding YggT family protein produces the protein MLQSIFTLIVDTIAGVLGGALLLRFWMQVVRVRPPMALGQFTFQLTDWLVRPMRRLLPGVGGYDWASLVGAVLVITLSIAIDLFVMSRFSPEFLVLLSVLRFFEWVFYGLMGLIIIEAIFSWVNPHAPLAPFIRALNDPLMRPLRRIVPLIGNIDLSPLVALVLLQIGLRVITYGITSLA, from the coding sequence GTGCTGCAGAGTATTTTTACGCTAATCGTCGATACCATCGCCGGGGTCCTCGGCGGCGCGCTGTTGCTGCGCTTCTGGATGCAAGTGGTGCGTGTACGGCCGCCGATGGCGCTCGGTCAGTTCACGTTTCAATTGACGGACTGGTTGGTGCGGCCGATGCGCCGATTGCTGCCGGGTGTCGGCGGCTACGACTGGGCAAGCCTGGTTGGCGCGGTTCTCGTGATCACGCTGTCGATAGCAATCGATCTCTTCGTAATGTCGCGTTTCTCGCCGGAGTTCCTGGTACTGTTGTCGGTATTGCGGTTCTTCGAGTGGGTGTTTTACGGTTTGATGGGCCTCATCATCATTGAAGCCATTTTCAGCTGGGTGAATCCGCATGCACCTCTCGCGCCTTTCATCCGGGCGTTGAACGATCCCTTGATGCGGCCGTTGCGGCGCATCGTTCCGTTGATCGGCAATATCGACTTATCGCCGCTGGTTGCGCTGGTGCTGCTGCAGATCGGACTGCGCGTGATTACCTATGGAATCACCTCGCTTGCCTAA
- a CDS encoding DUF167 domain-containing protein, which produces MPNEAWCTPLPNGIRLAVQITPNAKKSEVIGVLGEALKIKLQAQPIEGRANEALVRYLAALFGVPKGAVTITQGLANRRKTVEITAHGVTMDGARQVLMPSGRE; this is translated from the coding sequence TTGCCTAACGAAGCCTGGTGTACTCCGCTGCCCAATGGCATCCGGTTGGCAGTGCAGATTACGCCCAATGCGAAAAAAAGCGAAGTCATCGGCGTGCTGGGTGAGGCGCTCAAGATCAAGCTGCAGGCGCAACCGATTGAAGGAAGGGCGAATGAGGCCCTGGTCCGCTATCTTGCCGCTCTGTTCGGCGTGCCAAAAGGCGCTGTCACCATTACACAAGGCCTTGCGAATCGGCGCAAGACCGTTGAAATCACGGCGCACGGCGTGACGATGGATGGTGCCAGGCAGGTGCTCATGCCTTCTGGCCGGGAATAG
- a CDS encoding glycine zipper 2TM domain-containing protein, which yields MRTVSLLAAFFVFAMASCSTQPPAQAPNASTEGSTLVQTGQVTAVRDVTTAGGQTSGLGPFIGGVLGGIAGSSIGGGYGRTAAAIGGGVAGGIAGHQVEAAGTTRQFVAVTVRLENGEERTYNIDTAETFQPGDTVKVITSGGSTRITH from the coding sequence ATGCGCACCGTTTCCCTGCTTGCAGCATTTTTCGTGTTTGCGATGGCGAGCTGCTCGACGCAGCCTCCTGCGCAAGCCCCGAATGCGTCAACGGAAGGCAGTACCCTGGTCCAGACCGGACAAGTAACTGCGGTTCGCGACGTCACGACCGCCGGCGGCCAAACTTCGGGCCTGGGTCCATTCATCGGTGGGGTGCTGGGCGGAATTGCCGGCAGTTCGATCGGCGGCGGTTATGGCCGCACCGCAGCAGCGATCGGGGGGGGTGTCGCAGGCGGCATTGCCGGACACCAGGTCGAAGCCGCTGGCACCACGCGCCAGTTCGTTGCTGTCACCGTGCGCCTTGAAAACGGCGAAGAACGCACCTACAACATCGACACCGCGGAGACCTTCCAGCCAGGCGATACCGTCAAGGTCATTACCAGCGGCGGCTCGACGCGCATCACCCATTGA
- a CDS encoding carbohydrate kinase family protein: MTSLICGSLAFDSIMSFEGRFSEALLADQLHKINVAFLVPQLRREFGGCAGNIAYNLKLLGGDPLIMATIGQDGAPYLERLDSLHISRRCIRTIDASYTAQAFITTDANGNQITAFHPGAMTFSHENKVADAGTVKLAIVAPDGRDGMVEHAEDCAARSVPFIFDPGQGLPMFNGAELEHFIELATYVAVNDYEAELLTERTGLSLEGIAERVSALIVTRGEQGADIFTDGQRIEIPCVPAGKVADPTGCGDAFRAGVLYGLTNGMDWSTIGRLSSLMGAIKIEHQGGQNHAPSRAEIDDRFQQAFGYRL, encoded by the coding sequence ATGACTTCCCTCATCTGCGGCTCGCTCGCTTTCGATTCCATCATGTCGTTCGAAGGACGCTTCTCGGAAGCATTGCTGGCGGATCAGTTACACAAGATCAATGTGGCTTTCCTTGTGCCGCAGCTGCGCCGCGAATTCGGCGGCTGTGCCGGCAACATCGCCTACAACCTGAAATTGCTGGGAGGCGATCCGCTCATCATGGCGACAATCGGTCAGGATGGCGCGCCCTACCTCGAGCGGCTCGACAGCCTGCACATTTCGCGGCGATGCATTCGGACGATCGACGCGTCGTACACCGCGCAAGCGTTCATCACCACGGATGCAAACGGCAACCAGATCACCGCATTCCACCCGGGCGCGATGACGTTTTCCCATGAAAACAAGGTGGCCGATGCCGGTACCGTGAAATTGGCGATTGTCGCCCCCGACGGGCGCGACGGCATGGTCGAGCACGCCGAGGATTGCGCTGCACGCAGCGTCCCATTCATCTTCGATCCGGGCCAGGGATTGCCGATGTTCAATGGTGCCGAGTTGGAACACTTCATTGAACTCGCCACCTACGTAGCGGTCAATGATTACGAAGCCGAGTTGCTGACCGAACGCACCGGACTGAGTCTGGAAGGCATTGCAGAGCGCGTCTCGGCGTTGATCGTGACACGCGGCGAGCAAGGCGCGGACATCTTCACCGACGGCCAGCGTATCGAAATTCCTTGCGTGCCAGCCGGAAAGGTGGCGGATCCGACCGGCTGCGGCGATGCGTTCCGCGCAGGCGTTCTGTACGGTCTGACCAATGGCATGGATTGGTCCACAATCGGGCGGCTGTCCAGTCTGATGGGGGCAATCAAGATCGAACATCAAGGCGGACAAAATCATGCGCCGTCCCGTGCGGAAATCGATGACCGCTTCCAGCAGGCATTCGGTTATCGGCTGTAA
- a CDS encoding DUF3426 domain-containing protein, whose translation MALATRCPHCHTTFRVAQDQLKLRAGLVRCGSCKQIFNGIEHLLPPEDAPKPAPAATPASIPASAASPAAAKSSELPDSDVASAEIPALPSAKPAVLEASPMTQPERDAPLNDAPADSPAKPAAHADPIAADPLERMTLMDFSHAEAESAEDQDFIERAAPHHDPDAPDPLAQAMEDLQHKPLRADRQDEASEHDDDIDDEYEEPGFVTQGRRRQRLGRALRWFTGIGSFILLICLLLQGVYVFRDQIAARFPATKPMLGRACALFDCRMGLPAQPEAVAIESSELQALAPEKNTFVFNALLLNHGATPQAWPSIELTLNDANENPVARRVFTPRDYLPGAIDANSGFASNSEQPVKLFLELSQLKASGYRVYLFYP comes from the coding sequence ATGGCGCTCGCGACCCGGTGTCCCCACTGCCATACGACATTCAGGGTCGCGCAAGACCAGCTTAAACTGCGCGCCGGACTGGTCCGGTGCGGCTCCTGCAAGCAGATATTCAACGGCATCGAGCATTTGCTGCCGCCTGAAGATGCACCCAAGCCTGCGCCTGCAGCCACTCCTGCATCGATTCCCGCATCAGCCGCATCGCCCGCGGCAGCCAAGTCATCCGAGCTGCCGGATTCCGATGTGGCAAGCGCTGAAATACCGGCGCTGCCATCCGCAAAACCCGCGGTATTGGAAGCCTCTCCGATGACGCAGCCCGAGCGGGACGCGCCTTTGAACGACGCACCCGCCGACAGTCCCGCCAAACCGGCCGCACATGCAGATCCGATTGCAGCCGATCCGCTGGAACGCATGACGCTGATGGATTTTTCGCATGCCGAAGCGGAGTCCGCGGAGGATCAGGACTTTATCGAGAGGGCCGCGCCGCACCATGACCCGGACGCACCTGATCCGCTCGCGCAAGCGATGGAAGACTTGCAGCACAAGCCCTTGCGCGCCGACAGGCAAGACGAAGCGTCCGAACACGATGACGACATCGATGATGAATACGAAGAGCCCGGCTTCGTTACGCAGGGGCGTCGACGTCAGCGCCTTGGCCGTGCATTGCGGTGGTTCACGGGCATTGGCTCGTTCATCCTGTTGATCTGCCTGCTGCTCCAGGGTGTCTATGTATTCCGCGACCAGATTGCGGCACGCTTCCCCGCGACAAAGCCGATGCTCGGTCGTGCATGCGCACTGTTCGATTGCCGAATGGGATTGCCGGCGCAGCCGGAAGCGGTCGCGATCGAATCGAGCGAACTGCAGGCATTGGCGCCAGAGAAAAACACCTTTGTTTTCAATGCGCTGCTGCTCAATCACGGTGCAACGCCTCAAGCGTGGCCGAGTATCGAACTGACCTTGAACGATGCAAATGAAAATCCGGTGGCACGTCGCGTGTTCACGCCACGTGACTACCTGCCCGGAGCTATCGATGCAAATAGCGGCTTTGCCTCCAACTCGGAACAGCCGGTCAAGCTGTTCCTCGAACTGTCTCAGCTGAAGGCTTCGGGCTACCGGGTGTACCTGTTCTATCCCTAG
- the prmA gene encoding 50S ribosomal protein L11 methyltransferase yields MSWTEIVIEVARDHAEQLSDALMEAGALSVSVEDADEGTEAEQPLFGEPGMEPAEAAWERSRVVALASNDADHRAIVVEAAAAIGLATQPSYTLRPVEEQDWVRLTQSQFDPIHIGKNIWVVPSWHDAPDAGGLVLELDPGLAFGTGSHPTTRLCMEWLEAHAPENLTVLDYGCGSGILAMVAKKLGAALVAGVDIDPQAIESARYNSERNRCEIDYYLPEAFAAASTPKTFDIVVANILASPLKLMAPMLSSRVAPGGRLVLSGVLARQADEVAAAYAPFIRLSVWAEHDGWVALSGQSTGAQ; encoded by the coding sequence ATGAGCTGGACTGAAATCGTCATCGAAGTCGCCCGCGATCACGCCGAACAGCTGTCAGACGCCTTGATGGAAGCGGGTGCGCTGTCGGTTTCGGTGGAAGATGCCGATGAAGGAACCGAGGCCGAGCAACCATTGTTCGGCGAACCCGGCATGGAACCTGCGGAAGCCGCATGGGAACGCAGTCGTGTCGTGGCGCTTGCATCCAACGATGCCGACCATCGTGCCATCGTGGTAGAAGCTGCAGCCGCCATCGGACTGGCAACGCAGCCGTCATACACGCTGCGCCCGGTGGAAGAGCAGGACTGGGTGCGCCTGACGCAATCGCAATTCGATCCGATCCATATCGGCAAGAACATCTGGGTTGTGCCGAGTTGGCACGATGCGCCCGACGCCGGCGGCCTTGTGCTGGAGCTGGATCCCGGCCTCGCCTTCGGCACCGGCAGCCATCCGACCACGCGTCTTTGCATGGAATGGCTGGAAGCGCACGCGCCGGAAAATCTCACCGTGCTGGATTACGGTTGCGGCTCCGGCATCCTTGCGATGGTAGCGAAAAAGCTTGGTGCGGCGTTGGTGGCCGGCGTGGATATCGACCCACAGGCCATCGAATCCGCGCGCTACAACAGCGAGCGCAACCGCTGTGAAATTGACTACTACCTGCCGGAAGCATTCGCCGCTGCGTCGACACCGAAAACATTCGATATCGTGGTCGCCAATATCCTTGCCAGTCCGTTGAAACTGATGGCTCCCATGCTGTCGTCGCGTGTCGCACCCGGCGGCCGCCTGGTACTATCCGGCGTTCTCGCGCGCCAGGCCGATGAAGTCGCCGCCGCCTACGCCCCCTTCATCAGGCTATCGGTATGGGCCGAGCACGACGGCTGGGTCGCCCTGTCCGGCCAATCAACCGGAGCGCAATAA
- the accC gene encoding acetyl-CoA carboxylase biotin carboxylase subunit yields MFEKILIANRGEIALRIQRACREMGIKTVVVHSEADREAKYVKLADESVCIGPAPSSLSYLNMPAIISAAEVTDAEAIHPGYGFLSENADFAERVEKSGFVFIGPRSESIRMMGDKVSAKHAMIKAGVPCVPGSEGALPEDPKEIIRIARKVGYPVIIKAAGGGGGRGMRVVHTEAALLNAVTMTRTEAGTAFGNPEVYMEKYLENPRHVEIQILADEFKNAVWLGERDCSMQRRHQKVIEEAPAPGIPRKLIERIGDRCADACRKIGYRGAGTFEFLYENGEFYFIEMNTRIQVEHPVTEMITGIDLVQEQIRVAAGEKLRFRQRDIELTGHAIECRINAEDPFKFTPSPGRINAWHAPGGPGIRVDSHAYAGYFVPPTYDSMVGKVIAYGATRDQAIRRMQIALSEMVVEGILTNIPLHRELMIDARFIEGGTNIHYLEQKLADKPDLPKSGQVKK; encoded by the coding sequence ATGTTTGAAAAAATCCTCATTGCCAATCGTGGCGAAATTGCGCTTCGCATTCAGCGCGCATGCCGCGAGATGGGCATCAAAACCGTCGTGGTCCATTCCGAGGCCGACCGCGAGGCAAAGTACGTCAAGCTGGCCGACGAATCGGTCTGCATCGGCCCTGCGCCGTCCTCCTTGAGCTATCTGAACATGCCGGCGATCATCAGCGCCGCAGAAGTCACCGACGCCGAAGCGATTCACCCGGGCTACGGCTTCCTTTCCGAGAATGCGGACTTCGCCGAACGCGTGGAAAAATCCGGTTTCGTCTTCATCGGCCCGCGCTCCGAATCGATCCGCATGATGGGCGACAAGGTCTCGGCAAAGCACGCCATGATCAAGGCTGGCGTGCCCTGTGTGCCGGGTTCGGAAGGCGCGCTGCCGGAAGATCCGAAGGAAATCATCCGCATCGCGCGCAAGGTCGGCTACCCGGTCATCATCAAGGCGGCGGGTGGCGGCGGCGGGCGCGGCATGCGCGTCGTGCACACCGAAGCGGCGCTGCTCAACGCAGTGACAATGACCAGGACCGAAGCCGGCACCGCCTTCGGCAACCCCGAAGTCTATATGGAGAAATACCTGGAAAATCCACGTCACGTGGAAATCCAGATACTTGCCGACGAATTCAAGAATGCGGTGTGGCTTGGCGAGCGCGATTGCTCGATGCAGCGCCGTCACCAGAAGGTGATCGAGGAAGCACCGGCGCCAGGCATTCCGCGCAAGCTGATCGAGCGCATCGGCGATCGTTGCGCCGATGCCTGCCGCAAGATCGGCTACCGGGGCGCAGGGACATTCGAGTTCCTGTATGAAAACGGCGAGTTCTACTTCATCGAAATGAATACCCGTATCCAGGTCGAGCATCCGGTGACGGAAATGATTACCGGCATCGACCTGGTGCAGGAACAAATCCGCGTCGCGGCGGGCGAAAAACTGCGCTTCCGCCAGCGCGACATCGAACTGACCGGGCATGCGATCGAATGCCGCATCAACGCGGAAGACCCGTTCAAGTTCACGCCCTCGCCGGGCCGCATCAACGCCTGGCACGCGCCGGGCGGTCCCGGTATCCGGGTCGATTCGCATGCGTACGCCGGCTATTTTGTGCCGCCGACCTATGATTCCATGGTCGGGAAGGTGATTGCCTACGGCGCCACGCGCGACCAGGCGATTCGCCGCATGCAGATCGCCCTGTCCGAAATGGTGGTCGAAGGGATTCTGACCAATATCCCTTTGCATCGCGAATTGATGATCGATGCACGCTTCATCGAAGGCGGCACGAACATCCACTACCTGGAACAAAAGCTCGCGGACAAACCTGATTTGCCCAAGTCCGGCCAGGTCAAGAAATAA